One Plasmodium cynomolgi strain B DNA, chromosome 12, whole genome shotgun sequence genomic region harbors:
- a CDS encoding tryptophan--tRNA ligase (putative), whose translation MDKLKTVYLDSALSIIKGALCVILQIPTSRTTESVKRKQNNNGVLTVKSILMEPTISQYDDIKKLIRNKIQEEVPFYNYQMKRTLAEKIYGDCIYDNFGLAKDISEVNLIALEEWNINCNRNRVLQNTGLIKDIQINEFKYLTTKESLEVHFAVNPKYTFEELSGMYKSEKNLTNFLLAPIVKVYTSEEEKEEESVIRGEAPTTNDDFVYAHVEDILQKNKVLPPSGVENVNYERSKEVTPWDVNITEEGINYNKLIKEFGCSKITESHIKRIEQLTNKRAHHFIRREIFFSHRDLDFLLNYYEQHKCFYIYTGRGPSSLSMHLGHLIPFYFCKYLQDAFNVPLVIQMSDDEKFLFNQNYSLEYINTLTKENVKDIIAVGLNPELTFIFKNTTYAGYLYPTVLSIHKKTTLNQSMNVFGFNHSDNIGKISYPSYQIAPCFSQCFPQFLPPNIPCLVPQGIDQDPYFRLSRDIAVKMALHKPVVVHSVFMPGLQGVNTKMSSTKKKDEKGKNDSGVKDTTGKNSAPKNSAPKNNAGNSAKEHNNSVIFLTDTPEQIKNKINKYAFSGGGATIEEHREKGGNLEKDISYQYLRYLMEDDEKLHEIGEKYRRGEMLSGELKKILIEILTELIQKHQQRRQALTEEEIAYFFDANKPGLKKFRGA comes from the exons ATGGATAAGCTAAAAACGGTGTATTTGGATTCGGCCCTGAGCATAATCAAGGGGGCCCTGTGCGTCATCCTTCAGATACCCACCAGCAGGACGACCGAAAGCGTAAAAAGAAAG caAAACAACAATGGCGTGCTGACCGTGAAGTCCATTTTGATGGAGCCGACGATCAGCCAGTACGATGACATAAAGAAGCTGATCCGGAACAAAATCCAAGAGGAGGTCCCCTTTTACAACTACCAAATGAAGAGGACCCTTGCAGAAAAGATTTACGGAGATTGCATATATGACAACTTTGGTCTCGCAAAGGACATCAGCGAAGTGAACCTCATAGCTCTGGAAGAATGGAACATCAACTGCAACAGAAATAGGGTCCTGCAAAACACAGGCTTGATAAAGGACATCCAGATAAATGAGTTCAAATATTTGACAACGAAAGAATCGTTGGAAGTTCATTTTGCAGTGAACCCTAAGTACACATTTGAAGAATTGAGTGGTATGTacaaaagcgaaaaaaatttgaccaattttttgttgGCTCCTATTGTTAAGGTCTACACAtcagaggaggagaaggaggaggagagtgTTATTAGAGGAGAGGCCCCCACCACCAATGACGATTTTGTGTACGCCCATGTAGAagatattttacaaaagaaTAAAGTGCTCCCGCCATCTGGGgttgaaaatgtaaattacGAAAGATCTAAAGAAGTGACCCCGTGGGATGTGAACATAACGGAAGAAGGAATTAACTACAATAAGTTGATAAAAGAATTTGGATGTTCCAAAATTACAGAGAGTCATATTAAGAGGATAGAACAGCTAACCAACAAAAGAGCTCACCATTTTATCCGACGAGAAATATTCTTCAGTCATAGGGACTTGgattttttattgaattaTTATGAACAGCATAAAtgcttttatatatacacagGTAGAGGACCATCTTCCCTATCCATGCATCTAGGTCATTTGATcccattttatttctgtAAATATTTGCAAGACGCTTTTAACGTCCCATTGGTTATTCAAATGTCcgatgatgaaaaatttctatTCAATCAAAACTACTCCCTAGAATATATTAACACCTTGACgaaggaaaatgtgaaggacATAATCGCAGTTGGGCTGAACCCAGAGCtgacttttatttttaagaacaCAACATATGCAGGTTACTTATATCCAACGGTTTTATCTATCCATAAAAAGACAACACTAAATCAGAGCATGAATGTCTTTGGCTTTAATCATTCAGATAATATAGGCAAAATATCTTACCCTTCTTATCAGATTGCTCCTTGCTTTTCGCAATGCTTTCCGCAGTTCCTTCCTCCCAATATTCCTTGCTTAGTTCCGCAGGGTATTGACCAGGATCCATACTTCAGGCTAAGTAGAGACATCGCGGTGAAAATGGCTCTACACAAACCCGTCGTTGTGCACTCTGTGTTTATGCCGGGGCTTCAAGGTGTGAACACCAAGATGAGCAgcacgaagaagaaagacgaaaagggaaagaacgACTCGGGAGTGAAAGACACGACCGGTAAGAATAGCGCTCCCAAGAATAGCGCCCCCAAGAATAACGCCGGAAACAGCGCCAAGGAACACAATAACAGCGTTATATTCCTAACCGACACGCCTGAAcaaatcaaaaataaaattaacaagtATGCCTTCAGCGGGGGAGGGGCCACAATTGAGGAACACAGAGAAAAGGGAGGCAATTTGGAGAAGGACATCTCGTACCAGTATTTGAGATACCTCATGGAGGATGACGAGAAGCTGCACGAAATTGGAGAGAAGTACAGACGGGGAGAAATGCTAAGTGGAGAGCTCAAGAAGATTCTCATCGAGATTTTAACCGAGCTAATACAGAAGCACCAGCAGAGGAGGCAGGCCCTCACGGAGGAGGAGAttgcctatttttttgacGCCAACAAGCCCGGCTTGAAGAAGTTCAGGGGCGCTTAG
- a CDS encoding nuclear movement protein putative, which translates to FITNSKNIEQCEEIVLKTLRKYYKRKEEYLMKLKKEYEKMDEEKKKLYEREHRNGNSRKDEMNEIRKNTNLKMNNNVKNGMTTSDLNNMQEEKRVVEIDEDGKMGDEELAIHQHLPNGKGDSKKNGAEKRTPSISEYSAKGKGKNERKANKSEDSDEDTNDEPPKGNGGQTEKYTWTQTINSLDMYINLDQKVKTKDIKLEITYKKLYVNVKNEVIIDGEFYKHIKPEDSIWTLEDNRVIHVCIEKLNGMEWWSTVIKGDSEIDVKKIVPENSRMEDLDAETRSVVEKMLYDQRQKAMNLPTSDEQKKFEIFEKFKKMHPEMDFSKANINYGRSNPNSMFFGR; encoded by the coding sequence TTTATTACCAACTCGAAGAATATAGAACAATGTGAAGAGATCGTTTTGAAAACGTTGAGGAAGTACTACAAACGGAAGGAAGAATATttgatgaaattaaaaaaagagtacgaaaaaatggatgaagaaaaaaaaaaattgtacgaaAGGGAACACAGGAACGGTAATAGTAGGAAAGACGAAATGAACGagataagaaaaaacacaaatttgaaaatgaaCAATAATGTGAAAAACGGAATGACAACATCTGATTTGAACAACAtgcaggaggagaagcgtGTTGTAGAAATTGACGaggatggaaaaatgggagaCGAAGAGTTAGCCATTCACCAACACCTTCCGAATGGAAAAGGGGACTCCAAGAAAAACGGAGCTGAAAAGAGAACCCCTTCCATAAGTGAATATTCCGctaaaggaaaagggaagaacgAACGAAAGGCAAACAAATCGGAAGACTCGGATGAGGATACTAATGATGAACCACCCAAGGGAAATGGTggacaaacagaaaaatacaCATGGACTCAAACTATAAATAGTCtagatatgtacataaatcTGGACCAAAAGGTAAAAACCAAGGAcataaaattggaaataacttacaaaaaattgtatgtgAATGTTAAAAACGAAGTTATTATTGACGGAGAgttttataaacatataaagcCAGAGGACTCTATTTGGACCTTGGAAGATAACAGGGTTATTCATGTGTGTATTGAAAAGCTAAACGGAATGGAGTGGTGGTCAACGGTAATAAAGGGTGACTCCGAAATTGACGTGAAGAAAATCGTTCCAGAGAACTCCAGGATGGAAGACCTCGATGCGGAGACTCGGTCGGTGGTCGAAAAAATGCTCTACGACCAGAGGCAGAAGGCTATGAATTTGCCCACGTCCGATGAACAGAAGAAGtttgaaatttttgaaaagttcaaaaaaatgcatccgGAGATGGACTTTTCCAAGGCCAACATCAACTACGGCAGGTCCAACCCCAACAGCATGTTCTTCGGCCGGTAG